ATCAGACTGGGAAGCGGTGTAAGTATCGGATACTTCGCCCAGGACACAGAGAAAACGCTCAACCCCAAGAATACCGTATTGGATGAGGTTTCCAGTGTCGCTGCGACCAATGACCTCCCCAAATTACGCACCTACCTTGGATCCTTCCTGTTCAGTGGGGATGATGTATTCAAATCGGTTTCCGTGTTGAGTGGAGGAGAGCGAAGCCGGCTTGCATTGCTCAAGATCCTCCTGCATCCGGTCAATCTGTTGATCCTTGATGAACCAACCAACCACCTGGACATCAACGCAAAGGAGATGCTGCTCAAGGCTCTGCGGCAATATGATGGTACCATGATCTTTGTCAGCCATGATGCATATTTCATTGAACACATTGCCTCAAAGATTCTCTACCTTACAAATGACAATCCCCCTGAGCTCTTTGAAGGCGACTACTCCTATTTCTCCTACAAGCTGGAACAGAAGGAAAAGGTAGAGAAACAGAGTTCCCCAACCACCCAAAGCGAGAGTAAGCAAGCACGCTCGTACAAGGAAGCAAACAGAATGAGGAATCGGCTTGGGACACTGCAACGCCAGAGCGAAAAACTCCTGGAAAACCATGAAAAACTGGAGGCATCAATCGCCTTGGTGGAAGCAGAAATGGCAAAGGAAGAGAATTACAGCAATGCGGAGATCATCACCAGCCTCGTAAAGAAAAAAGATACACTCAGCGAGCAGTTGCACGCTGAAGAGCATGCTTGGCTTGAGCTGAGCGAAGAAATAGAGGAGCTGGAGGCAGAAATTGGCTGATTTTGCTACACTACTACCGTCTATGATACTGGCAAGTGGATCAGTAGCACGCAAGGCTTTGCTCGAATCACTTGGAGTGACCGTGAAGGTATTCAAAACCGGGTGCGATGAAACCCACGACGAAACTGATCCAGCAATAGTCACAGAACTGCTTGCAAGACGAAAACTGGCATCCTTTCAGGATATCCACCCAGTCTATGAGATGCCCGTACTCTGCTGTGATACCATGATCTCCTTTCAAGGGTCCCTGATCGGAAAACCCAAGGACAGACAGGAGGCTTTCTCCCAGCTGTGCCTCTTCGATGGGAATACGCATGAAGTGCACTCAGGCTGGGCACTGTGGTATCATGAAAGGGTAATGAGCGGGACGGATCTTGCGGTGGTTTCCTTTAAGCAACTTGGACCAGAACCCATTGCCTCTTATCTGGAAACAGGAGAGTGGAAGGGAGCTGCTGGCTCCTATCGTCTCCAAGGAGCAGGCCGGGACTTGGTTGAAAGAATCGAAGGTGATGAAGCTACTGTGATAGGCTTGCCATTGTTGCAAATTTCTGAAATACTGGGTGCACCTTTGTCCGTATAGTGATAGAGGAATCTCCACCCTAGAGGTGAGTAATAGTAGAAGGGTGACGCACAAATCAAGGCCAATAGGTCGGTTGTGTTGTCAGACAGGAGGATTATGTCCGTAGTAACCATGAAGAGCCTGCTCGAGTCAGGCGTACATTTCGGCCACCAGACAAAACGGTGGAACCCCAAGATGGCCCGTTTCATTTTCAGCCAGAGAAACGGCATCCACATCATTGACCTGCAGAAAACATCTGCCTGCATCGTAGAAGCATATGACGCTGTACGTGCAATTGTTAAGCAGGGCAAGCCTATTCTGTTTGTAGGCACCAAGAAACAGGCCCAGCAGGCTATTGAAGCTGAAGCAAAGCGCTGTGGCATGCCTTACATCAACAATCGTTGGCTCGGTGGAATGCTGACCAACTTCTCAACCATCAAGAAATCCATTGCAACACTCAAGAAGATTGAGAAGATGGAAATCGATGGAACTTTTGAGTCCCTTACCAAGAAAGAAGTCTCCCTGCTTACCAAGCAGAAGGCGAAACTGGAGAAGAACCTTGGTGGTATCAAGGACATGAAAGAGCTCCCAGGAGCCCTGTTCATCATCGATACCAAGAAAGAAGCTATTGCTGTCACTGAGGCAAAGCGCCTGGGTATCCCTGTTATTGCAGTCGTCGATACCAACTGTGACCCTACTGATATCACCTACCCTATCCCAGGAAATGATGACGCCATCCGTGCCATCAGCCTCTTTGTTGAAATCATTGCCAACGCAGTCGTCGATGCTGACAACGAAGCTGGTATCCAGATCATTGAAGCCCTTGGTGGTGATGATGATGAAAAGGTAGAAGAGACCGAGGAAAAGGCAGAAGAGACCGAAGAAATTGTCTTCTCCACTGAAGAGGGTGCCGAATTCTCCAAGTTCGAAGAAAAAGAGAACGTAGAGAAGGAAGAAGTGGCAGCAACTGAGGAAGAAACTGAATCAGAAGACCTCCTCGTTGACGAAGAAACCCTGTACAAAGACTAAGGAGTGAAGCATGGCAATTACCGCTGAAGTAGTAAAAAAGCTGCGCGATATTACCGGCGCAGGCATGATGGATTGCAAGAAGGCACTGACCCAGTCAAACGGCGACTTCGCCGCTGCTGAGAAGATTCTTAAAGAGATGGGTCTTGCTGCTGTTGCAAAGCGCCAGGACCGCGCAACCAACAATGGTCGTGTGTTCGTGAAAGTTGGGAAAGACAAGGCTGTCATGGTTGAGCTTTCCTGCGAAACAGACTTTGTTGCCAGCAATGATCAGTTTGCTGAACTCGGAGACAACATCTGTGCAGTAGCACTTGAGAAAGGCTACAGTGAGATCAACGAGGAACTGGAAGGCATGGTCACTGATTTGATCACCATCATCAAGGAAAACATGGCGCTCAAGCAGCTTCACGTTTTCGCTATTGGTGAGAATGAGTTTGCCAGCACCTATGTGCACGGCAATGGTGCACTTGCTGTCCTGGTGATGTTCAAATCTGATGATAAGAAGATTTTCGAGAATGACATGGTTAAGGAGTTCGCCAACGACTGCGCATTGCATGTTGCTGCGTTCACCCCTTCCTATCTCAATACCGATGCTGTTGATGCTGCCTATATCAAGGAACAGACGGAGATCTTCGCTGCACAGGCTGAGAAGCTTGGCAAACCTGCAAAGGTTGTCGAAGGTATCGTCAAGGGTAAGCTGAACAAGCACCTCAGTGAGATCTGCTTCCTGCAGCAGCCGTTCGTAAAGGACGACTCCATGTCTGTAGAGAAGAAGGCAAATGAGGTGGGCAAGGCAGCTGGGGCTTCCTTGGAAATCGTTAATTATGCATTTCTGCGCGCTGGTGCTGCATCCTGCAGCGTCTGAGTGTAGTCGCTTGATACGAACCGCTCACGCCTTGTGAGCGGTCGTTTTATTGGAGATGAGTATGCAACAGGTATTGGACACATGTGAAAGTAAGATGCAAAAAAGTCTTGAGAGCCTCTCAAGGGATTTTGCCGGTCTGCGCACTGGTCGAGCTTCAGCCTCTTTGCTGGAGAAGATTCGAGTAGACTATTATGGTGCAGAAACGCCGATCAACCAGGTCGCAACCATCAGCATTCCTGAGGCTAGAACAATCGTTATCCAGCCTTGGGACAAGAGTGTTCTCGGTGCAATTGAAAAGGCTATCCTCAAGAGTGATCTTGGACTTCCCCCAAACAATGATGGAAAATTGATCAGACTGAATTTCCCCCCATTGAACGAAGAGAGACGCAAGCAGCTGGTGAAGAACGCCAAATCTACTGCTGAGCAGAGCAAGGTCGCTATCCGAAACATCAGACGTGAAGCGATTGATGAGTTGAAGAAGCTGCAGAAAAATGGCGATATCAGCGAGGATGAGCTTAAGGATGGTGAAAGCAGAATCCAGAAAATGACAGACTCCCATGTCGAACAGATCACCTCCCTCTCCGATGAGAAGGAGAAGGAAATAATGGAGATCTAGAGTATGGAGAGAAAACCTGCTGTCCCTGTCCATCTGGGTATCATCATGGATGGTAACGGACGTTGGGCGCAAAAGCGCTCACTACCGCGAACCGCCGGACACCTGGAAGGATTGAAAGCTGTTAAACGGGTCATCCGTGAAGCTTCCGAGCAGGGCATCAGGTTTGTCACCTTCTACGCTTTCTCTACGGAGAACTGGAAACGAAGTGAGCAAGAGGTTTCCTATCTGATGCATCTCTTTGTTTCCAAGCTCCATGGAGAGATTGGTTACTACAATCGTCATGGAATCCGCATTCTGGTACGAGGTGATCAGAGCGGACTCCCTGCTCAAGTTAAACAGGCAGTAGCCACTACCGTCCAAGAGACAAGCAACAATGCAACGATTACTGCAATCATCGCGCTCAATTACGGTGGACGGGATGAAATTTGTCGGGCGGTCAACCAATTCATGGCAATCCATCCTGGAGAGGCAATTACAGAGGCTTCGCTTGCCAGCAATTTGGACTTGCCTCACATCCCCCCAGTCGATATGATAGTGAGAAGTGCAAATGAAAAACGCCTGAGCAACTTTTTACTCTGGGACAGCGCGTACGCTGAACTTGCATTCTATGAAAAATTATGGCCTGATTGGGATGCAGAAGACATCCAACGAATCTGCAAGGATTATGGAAAACGGGTTAGAAAATTTGGGGGGGTACAATGACATCAATGGGAAAGCGGGTTCTCACCACAGTAATAACCCTTCCAACACTCTTTATCATCATTTTCTTGTTACCCCATTACTCATATCTTGCCCTCTCCCTACTGGCTGTCTTGACTGCAACCTATGGTGCGAAAGAATTGAAGGTATTGTACGAGAAAGCAGAACATACCACCCTTCATATTTCCCCCTGGGCTATCGGATTGCTTCCTCTTGCTCAGTGGATTGAAATTGCCCATGCACCAGACCTGCCCTTGGTAGATCTGACGGTTGTCTTGCTGGCACTTTTTTTCTTCAGTATAGAACTACGTCACGGGTACAAGGATTCCTTTGCTAAATCACTCTCACGAATTGGTGGAGAGAGTCTACTTATCTTGTACCCTGGACTTCTCATTACATTCATCCAACGAATCCTTACCCTACCCCATCCATCTACATCCTTGATCTTATTCTTCCTGCTGGTCTTCGGGAATGATATCTTTGCATTCGTTTTCGGTATGTCCATGGGCAGGAACAACAAGGGAATCATCAAGGTAAGCCCGAACAAGAGTTTGGCAGGTTTTATCGGGGGAACGCTCAGTGCAATGGTACTCGCAGTGCTGTTCTGCTTGTTTGTTCCAGGCATCAGTGAGGACATCCCCATCTGGATGGCTTTGGTCCTAGGGTTTGCAACCTCATCTGCTGCCAACATTGGAGACTTGATCGAGAGTGCATTCAAACGTTCTGCACAGGTCAAGGACAGCGGATCCCTTATTCCAGGCCGAGGAGGCCTGTTGGACTCCATCGACTCCATGCTTGCCAGTGCTCCTATCTTCTGGCTCCTGCTTACGCTTTTCTAATGGTATGAAACGGATAATAATCCTTGGCTGTACCGGCAGTATCGGTACCACGACACTTCAGGCAATCCGAAGCAAAGCCCTCCCCTTCAAGGTGGTGGGCCTTTCCAGCAATACACGATCACAGGAATTACTCTCCTTGGCCCAGGAATTCCAGGCAGAAGCGGTCTGCACCACTGGATCTTCCTTAACGGGAATTGAGGGCGTGAGATCCTATGCAGGGTTCAATGGCCTCGAAGAGATGTTGCACTCCCTTGAAGCAGATATGGTACTGAATGCCATTGCAGGATTTGAAGGGCTTAAAGCCTCCCTCTCTGCACTCAGGTGCGGATTTGACCTAGCCCTTGCAAACAAGGAGAGTGTGGTATGTGCAGGTTCTTATCTTTTCGATGTAGCGAAGCAACATGGGGCATCCATTATTCCTGTTGACAGCGAGCATTCTGCCATCTGGGAACTGCTGAAAGGCAGGGAATCCGATTCTATTTCAAGCTTGGTCCTTACCGCTAGTGGAGGTCCTTTCAGGACTCTGCCTAAGAAGGATTTCGCTTCCATCACTGTAGATAAAGCCCTCGCCCATCCCACTTGGAATATGGGAAAGAAGATAACCATCGACAGTGCAACCTTGGCAAACAAGGCTCTTGAGGTAATTGAAGCCTCATACCTCTTCAATGTTGATGCCGATACAATTGAGGTGGTCATTCACCCAGAGTCCATCATACACTCCATGGTACGTACCATAGACGGCGCAGTGTATGCGCAGATGGGGAATCCAGACATGACACTCCCGATCATCAATGCACTGGGAGCAGGACATGCATCGCTTGTCTCTCCATTGAATTTCACCAATCTCACCCTCCACTTCTCCAAACCCGACTATGAGCGGTTCCCTCTCCTTTCCTTGGCGTTTTCCATCCTCAGAAGAGGTGGTTCCTCTGCCCTTGCTTTCAACGCAGCGGACGAGATAGCTGTACATGCGTTCCTGAAAGGAGCTATTTCCTATCCCAAGATGATCGAGGTAGTCCAGAGAACGCTGGAACATGCATGGAGTGAGAGCGTTGGGAGTTTTGAAGAGACCCTCGCCCTTGACAAACAAGCCCGGAATATTGCAAGAAGTTACTTATGAGTGGAATAGCTGCCATCCTGATGAAATACCTCATAGGATTGGTTGGAATAACCATTGTAGTGGTCATCCATGAGATAGGGCATCTGGTGACCGCAAAACTCAATGGGATAGACGTCGAGGTGTTCTCGTTCGGTCTTGGCCCCAAACTCCTGGCTACCCAGCACAAAGGAACTGAATACCGGATAAGCCTATTTCCATTGGGTGGGTATTGTCGACTCAAGGGGTCTGATGACCTGAGCCAAGCACTGATCCACAAACAGAAACAATTCACGCACACTGAGGAAGGGTCGCTCTTCTCCGCTCACCCAGCACGTAGAGTACTTACCTATCTCAGTGGACCAATAGCAAATCTTCTCTTTGCCGCCCTCCTATATGCCATACTTGCCAGCCTGCCGACACAGGTCATCACCAATGAGGCAGTGGTTGCCACCACTGCTGATTACCCTTCCCTATTCAACAACCAGGAAAGCCAAGCCTATGAGGCCGGAATACGGAAAGGTGACAAGATCATCGCCCTGGGTGAAATACCGATTGATGACTGGCAAGCACTGGAGGCACAGCTTTCTGAAAGCCAGGGCCGTGAGCAGTTCACCATCAAGCGGGAGGGAGCAACCTTCATGTTCATGGTACAGGGAACTCCAAAACCTGAGGGAGGATTCCGCTATGGATTGACCCCAATACAGGAACTTAAGGTAGGGTCGGTACGCTATGGGAGCCCTGCCTACAGCCAAGGATTACAAGAAGGGGATGTAATCGTTTCTGTAGCCGATATCCCTGTCATGAACCAACTCGATCTCCTCACCGTACTGAACGACCATACAGAGGATGAAATCTCAATCACCGTTGAGGATACAAACGGACAGAAGAGGGACTTACACTTCACGCCAGGTCGCAATGAGAGGGGGTCAATCGTCCTTGGGTTTACACTCGCAGTAGAGACTAAAGAGGGCGAGAATACACAGTTCAGTATCATAGGTGGGATTCGCAAGGGGTGGAATGTTGCAGAAGAGACCATTGCATCACTGCGCAATTTGGTCTCGAGACGGGATGCAGACCTACGCTCGGAAGTTACGGGCATGGCTCGTTCCGCACTGATGATCGGGGACATCACCACCCTCGGGTTTGAGAGCAGCACAGTAAGTGGTATACGAGGATTGTTGTATCTCATGGGAGTGGTTTCCATCTCCCTCGCAGTGGTCAATCTACTCCCTATCCCTGCCTTCGATGGTGGACAGGTTATCATTGCCGGACTGGAGTGGATTACCGGAAAACAGATGAAACCAAGAACCTACTATCATCTCCAGCTCATGGGAGTGGCCTTTGTCATTGTACTCTTCTTGATTTTAACGCTTGCTGATGTGAGGCATTTTCTTGCCCTTAGGCGTTAGGATTGTTCCCGGCCACATATTTGTGGCTGAACTCCATCTCCTCAAAACGGACAATATTGCTTACGAAGGCCAGTGAGAACACACCAGTCTCACCATTCCTGTTCTTGGCCATGATGATCTTTGTTTCCTGGATGTTGTTCTTCTGACGTTCTTCCTCACTATCGGTTCGGTTTTTTCCGACCTCACGGTGAAGGAGGATGACTACGTCAGCATCCTGCTCGATGGATCCACTCTCTCTCAGGTCACTAAGTTTTGGCTCAACACCATCTGCCTGACGACCTACCTGACTTAGACAGACAATGGGTACATCCAGCTCTCGGGCAAGCTGTTTCAAGTTTCTGCTGATGATGGATATCTGTTCATGGCGTGGAATGCGAGCATCTGCCTGGGCATCGATCAAGCCGATATAGTCGACAAAAAGAATCTGGACATCATGCTCCAACTTCATTCTTCGCGCTTGTGCCCTAAGCTCCATGAGCTTCATATTGGGGGTATCCTGGATATAGAGCTCTGATTCATAGAGCAATCCTGATGCATCAACAATGGCGCTCATCTCACTGTTTTTCAGTGTAGCCTTACGGATATGGGAGAAATCGACACGACTATGCCCGGTAAGCAAACGTTCCATCAAGCTTGCGGCACTCATTTCCAAGGAGAAGAAACCTACTCGGTATTTCAGCTTGGTAATCATGTTCAGCGTCATGGAAAGCGCAAAGGCCGTTTTTCCTATGGAAGGTCGTGCTCCCACGATGACAAGTTCTTGTTTCTTGAACCCACCGGTGATGGAATCCAGAGAAGTATATCCACTATCGAGCCCGTTCTTGGTCCCGTGGGTACTGCGATACTCGATATCACTGATGGTTTGGGTGATCAGGTCCTTGATGGACTGGTATGCATCACTACCAGCAGTCTCATTATTCAGCTTGGAGAGTGTTTGTTCTCCCTCGTCGATGACCTGCTGGATTTCTTGTGACTCGTCGAAGGCATTATCCTTGAGCTTTGAAGCAAACAACAAGAGCTTGCGTCTCTGGCTCAACGCCTTCAGGATCTTTGCATAGTAGGCAGCATTTGTCGTAGTAGGGACATCACTGGTAAGGGTAGAAATATAGGAGAGACCGCCACACTGGTCTACCTGACTTTTACGCTTCAGATATGAACTGAGGGTAATCAGGTCCAGTGCTTCGGTACTCTCCTGTCTGAATGAAAGGATGGCGGCGAACAATTGCTGGTGAGCGACTTTATAAAAATCATCCTTGCTCAAGAAATCGGTCACTTCTACAAGGACCTTCTCATTGAGCAAGATCGCCCCAAGTACTGCGCGTTCGGCCTCTTCGTTCTGAGGAGGAACGCGCCCCAGCATGCTATTCGATGCCATATCTCTTACTCTTCTACTTTCTCGGCTTCAGCCTCTTCACTGCTAGCTTCTTCTGCGGGTACTTCTGCTTCTGCAGCAGCAGCTTCCTCAGCAGCCTTGGCAGCCCTGGCCTCTTGTGTAGCCTTGACAGCTTCAGCCTTATCAGCCTCAGCCTTAGCCCTGGCTTCCTCTGCCTGACGTCTCTTCAAGACATTTTCACTTTCAACAACAAGCTTGACCTCTGCACTCTCGTCCTCATACAGACGGACACGTACAGAATAGGTACCAACCATCTTGATGGAGTGGGTAGCAACCTCAATCTTCTTGCGTTCAACTTCAATGCCCTGCTTTGCAAGTGCTTCCTGCACCATAGCAGACGTGACAGAACCAAACAGCTTACCACTCTCACCTGCTGAGACAACCATGGTGATCTCAACATTATCAAGCTTCTCTTTCATGCTTGCACTTGCAGCGCGCTTCTCTTCCTTACGCTTTTCGATAGCTGCAGTACGGCTTGCAAAAATGGCTTGATTGGTTTTATTGAACATCACAGCCATGTTGTTTGGAAGCAGATAGTTACGGGCATACCCGTTCTTTACAACTACAACGTCTCCCTCTTCACCGAGGTTGACTACATCCTGATTCAGAATAATTTTCATAGGATACACTCCTTACTCATTACGTCTATACATAATCCAAGTCTCCGTTACCCCTAACAAGGGAAGAACAAAGACAACCAGTACATTCACCCCAGGTATTAAGAACGCCAAGAGGAACAGTGTGGAGAACAACCGGGTCGTGTTCACGGCAATGCCTTTTCGCAGTATTAGAT
The sequence above is drawn from the uncultured Sphaerochaeta sp. genome and encodes:
- a CDS encoding nucleoside triphosphate pyrophosphatase; protein product: MADFATLLPSMILASGSVARKALLESLGVTVKVFKTGCDETHDETDPAIVTELLARRKLASFQDIHPVYEMPVLCCDTMISFQGSLIGKPKDRQEAFSQLCLFDGNTHEVHSGWALWYHERVMSGTDLAVVSFKQLGPEPIASYLETGEWKGAAGSYRLQGAGRDLVERIEGDEATVIGLPLLQISEILGAPLSV
- the frr gene encoding ribosome recycling factor, translating into MQQVLDTCESKMQKSLESLSRDFAGLRTGRASASLLEKIRVDYYGAETPINQVATISIPEARTIVIQPWDKSVLGAIEKAILKSDLGLPPNNDGKLIRLNFPPLNEERRKQLVKNAKSTAEQSKVAIRNIRREAIDELKKLQKNGDISEDELKDGESRIQKMTDSHVEQITSLSDEKEKEIMEI
- the tsf gene encoding translation elongation factor Ts, producing the protein MAITAEVVKKLRDITGAGMMDCKKALTQSNGDFAAAEKILKEMGLAAVAKRQDRATNNGRVFVKVGKDKAVMVELSCETDFVASNDQFAELGDNICAVALEKGYSEINEELEGMVTDLITIIKENMALKQLHVFAIGENEFASTYVHGNGALAVLVMFKSDDKKIFENDMVKEFANDCALHVAAFTPSYLNTDAVDAAYIKEQTEIFAAQAEKLGKPAKVVEGIVKGKLNKHLSEICFLQQPFVKDDSMSVEKKANEVGKAAGASLEIVNYAFLRAGAASCSV
- the rplI gene encoding 50S ribosomal protein L9, giving the protein MKIILNQDVVNLGEEGDVVVVKNGYARNYLLPNNMAVMFNKTNQAIFASRTAAIEKRKEEKRAASASMKEKLDNVEITMVVSAGESGKLFGSVTSAMVQEALAKQGIEVERKKIEVATHSIKMVGTYSVRVRLYEDESAEVKLVVESENVLKRRQAEEARAKAEADKAEAVKATQEARAAKAAEEAAAAEAEVPAEEASSEEAEAEKVEE
- the rpsB gene encoding 30S ribosomal protein S2, coding for MSVVTMKSLLESGVHFGHQTKRWNPKMARFIFSQRNGIHIIDLQKTSACIVEAYDAVRAIVKQGKPILFVGTKKQAQQAIEAEAKRCGMPYINNRWLGGMLTNFSTIKKSIATLKKIEKMEIDGTFESLTKKEVSLLTKQKAKLEKNLGGIKDMKELPGALFIIDTKKEAIAVTEAKRLGIPVIAVVDTNCDPTDITYPIPGNDDAIRAISLFVEIIANAVVDADNEAGIQIIEALGGDDDEKVEETEEKAEETEEIVFSTEEGAEFSKFEEKENVEKEEVAATEEETESEDLLVDEETLYKD
- the uppS gene encoding polyprenyl diphosphate synthase gives rise to the protein MERKPAVPVHLGIIMDGNGRWAQKRSLPRTAGHLEGLKAVKRVIREASEQGIRFVTFYAFSTENWKRSEQEVSYLMHLFVSKLHGEIGYYNRHGIRILVRGDQSGLPAQVKQAVATTVQETSNNATITAIIALNYGGRDEICRAVNQFMAIHPGEAITEASLASNLDLPHIPPVDMIVRSANEKRLSNFLLWDSAYAELAFYEKLWPDWDAEDIQRICKDYGKRVRKFGGVQ
- the rseP gene encoding RIP metalloprotease RseP, with product MSGIAAILMKYLIGLVGITIVVVIHEIGHLVTAKLNGIDVEVFSFGLGPKLLATQHKGTEYRISLFPLGGYCRLKGSDDLSQALIHKQKQFTHTEEGSLFSAHPARRVLTYLSGPIANLLFAALLYAILASLPTQVITNEAVVATTADYPSLFNNQESQAYEAGIRKGDKIIALGEIPIDDWQALEAQLSESQGREQFTIKREGATFMFMVQGTPKPEGGFRYGLTPIQELKVGSVRYGSPAYSQGLQEGDVIVSVADIPVMNQLDLLTVLNDHTEDEISITVEDTNGQKRDLHFTPGRNERGSIVLGFTLAVETKEGENTQFSIIGGIRKGWNVAEETIASLRNLVSRRDADLRSEVTGMARSALMIGDITTLGFESSTVSGIRGLLYLMGVVSISLAVVNLLPIPAFDGGQVIIAGLEWITGKQMKPRTYYHLQLMGVAFVIVLFLILTLADVRHFLALRR
- the dnaB gene encoding replicative DNA helicase, with the translated sequence MASNSMLGRVPPQNEEAERAVLGAILLNEKVLVEVTDFLSKDDFYKVAHQQLFAAILSFRQESTEALDLITLSSYLKRKSQVDQCGGLSYISTLTSDVPTTTNAAYYAKILKALSQRRKLLLFASKLKDNAFDESQEIQQVIDEGEQTLSKLNNETAGSDAYQSIKDLITQTISDIEYRSTHGTKNGLDSGYTSLDSITGGFKKQELVIVGARPSIGKTAFALSMTLNMITKLKYRVGFFSLEMSAASLMERLLTGHSRVDFSHIRKATLKNSEMSAIVDASGLLYESELYIQDTPNMKLMELRAQARRMKLEHDVQILFVDYIGLIDAQADARIPRHEQISIISRNLKQLARELDVPIVCLSQVGRQADGVEPKLSDLRESGSIEQDADVVILLHREVGKNRTDSEEERQKNNIQETKIIMAKNRNGETGVFSLAFVSNIVRFEEMEFSHKYVAGNNPNA
- the dxr gene encoding 1-deoxy-D-xylulose-5-phosphate reductoisomerase, which gives rise to MKRIIILGCTGSIGTTTLQAIRSKALPFKVVGLSSNTRSQELLSLAQEFQAEAVCTTGSSLTGIEGVRSYAGFNGLEEMLHSLEADMVLNAIAGFEGLKASLSALRCGFDLALANKESVVCAGSYLFDVAKQHGASIIPVDSEHSAIWELLKGRESDSISSLVLTASGGPFRTLPKKDFASITVDKALAHPTWNMGKKITIDSATLANKALEVIEASYLFNVDADTIEVVIHPESIIHSMVRTIDGAVYAQMGNPDMTLPIINALGAGHASLVSPLNFTNLTLHFSKPDYERFPLLSLAFSILRRGGSSALAFNAADEIAVHAFLKGAISYPKMIEVVQRTLEHAWSESVGSFEETLALDKQARNIARSYL
- a CDS encoding phosphatidate cytidylyltransferase; its protein translation is MTSMGKRVLTTVITLPTLFIIIFLLPHYSYLALSLLAVLTATYGAKELKVLYEKAEHTTLHISPWAIGLLPLAQWIEIAHAPDLPLVDLTVVLLALFFFSIELRHGYKDSFAKSLSRIGGESLLILYPGLLITFIQRILTLPHPSTSLILFFLLVFGNDIFAFVFGMSMGRNNKGIIKVSPNKSLAGFIGGTLSAMVLAVLFCLFVPGISEDIPIWMALVLGFATSSAANIGDLIESAFKRSAQVKDSGSLIPGRGGLLDSIDSMLASAPIFWLLLTLF